The sequence TTATCCATACTTGTTCCCCGCTTCCGACGTCTTTTTATTTTCATTGTGGGTCACCTTCGGACGATAAACCATTTTTTTTTGTTGACCCACAACAAACTTTCCTTTGTTTGCCTGTTTCTGCACCGTCGTTGACACACCTTTACCTTTCTATTTAATCACCTCTTGAAAACCATCTGCATCTACCTGTTTTTGTTTAATTTCAACTTCCAACACTTTAGGTTGAACCTTTGGGCATTGGGTATCTATATGACCATAAACTTTACAGCACGAACACCATGGAGGTTTCCATTCATATTCCACATGCACCAAGTCAGTAGTTCGGCCATGACCGTCCAAAGAGGGAGTAGCAACCTTAATTTCATCCTTAAGATCAGATTCGACTGATACTTCTATCAATGCTCGGGCAAAATTAGGACGTCCCCATGCTTCAACACATATAGAACTCGTAAACGAGTCCGACATCATTGGCTTACCAACTTTAGAAGCAATAAGACTCAAACCATCATTCGTATACCCTACAAGGGGGATGTCATGCAATTTTACCCACACCGGGACCCTTGTTAAATCTCCTTTTGTTAAAGATATATCCGGTGACCACTTATTGAGAATTATGGGTATATTTTGCACCATCCATGGACCTTGCTCCAATACATCCATCAAGCCTTTTTCCGTAGTAAATTAAAAAAATAAGAAACCCTTCGAATTCATCATAACTTTTTCTATCCCAATTTTCTTCCAAACGTTCAAGGCATAGTTATGCACTACCGGAAATGCCACTCGTTTATCAATAAAGTAGCCATACAAGGTATTTGCATACTTGTTCGAAGCTTCTACTACAGATGCTAATGGTAGCAAAACATTTATATCATCATCTAATTTATCCTCTTGTTCTAGAAGTctaaagtgaactttggatttaggGGGATCACCTCCAACAGCTTGCAAGTATGATCCACCCTTAACCCCCTCAATCGTGGCATTATCCTTCAATAAACTTGCTTGTTGATCTTTAGACTTCACTCTAGATTCATCATCCCTCTCAGAAAAAGAGGCTGGTTGAACACTCACAACATCATCCTTATTAGACAATATAGTATACCTATTAGTTTCCATTCCCATATCGACCTGCTCAGAATTTGTTTTTTGTTGCTCACAAGTCATCCGTTGTTGCAATGGACTGTCATCCTCCATTGTATTATCTCCCTGCTCATCCTTATTATTCGACGTAACACTATGCATAGGAGAGTTTAAACCTACATATTCTTGAGTAACCTTCTCATTCTttgaaacatcatcatcatcatcatcatcatcagatgagGATGTATAATTATTGGTAGTCTCCAACTCGAGATTCAAATAAAGATTTGTGGCTTTTTTATACGTCAAAGTATCCGGATTAATCGGTTGATGGACATTAACAactgattctttaaatacagattgCGCACCCTCATCTGTATCCTTGTACCCTTCTGATATATCCCCTCCGATTGTACGGCTGCATAAAACCCTAGGCATAGTTTGAatctcctttttcttcttcttacccCTAGAATTCGTCCCCATGAGGAAGCACCCAACAATATGATCGGAATTAATCGATCAGGAGCGATCGCAAGATATCGCCgtaggaaaagaaaaaaaatcgcCCTAGAGAATTACGGAGGCTCAACCCGCCTATATTAATAGTAATGTCTTTGTTTTACAATATATTATTCTATACTTTGGCTTATAATATCCGATCCAGGGCTTGAACACCATCAATTTGTTTAATTTTATTGTCCAGATTTCATTTTGTTTGTGCAGTGATGGAGTtgaaaaaaattagggtttatgttccgTTAGCCGTGAAGATGGAGTAGGCAGAAGATACGTAAAAACTGAATTGACCATTATTTCTTGTGTGGTCATGTACAAAAGGTTAACAACTAAAATTGAAGTCATTTGTCATTTTGGACTCGCCACTGACTGTAAACCACAAGATTCAGCAAGTAAAAAAATTTCTTGAGCCTTCCTCGTAAATTAGTCTTATGGTACATTTTATTACTTCCTAATTAATTGGTTAATGCTATAGCATTAAGCATTTAAAACGTTTGTTTCCGACTTCTATATGAGATATGGTGTTTAATTGTTTCAACATTTAGTGCTTCACCATTCAGAAATAAAATACTTATTAATCATAAACATCTCATTTTACTAACCACCCTCTAACAAGCTGCTAGAGGGGCAAACAAACAACCAATTACAACAGCTTTACAAGCCAATCGTTCCAAGACAAATTACATTTATTTCTACAAGAAACCAAGAAAATGAAAAATTACGAATAGAATCAAATAACATCTGTTTCTTCATCTCTTCACCGGGGAAAACAACACTGTTCCTGAACCTCCAAATAATCCAAAGAAGGGCCGCTATAATTGAATACAATTTGTTCTTCGAGACATCACTTGCTCTCCATATATCGAACCAAGAAATATTAAACAACTATAAtattttttattcatgtataaaGTTAATAAGATAATTTTACACAACTCCATTTGTTTACTCAAAATAATTATCAATCTAGTTATTGCCATTTAGAACCAAATTCGTCCACAGCTTTTCATTAGGTTATGAAGCATTTTCAACGTTTAACCATTCTATACTATAACGCCTTTCTAAACAAAAGCCTTATATAAATAGATGTCGAGATACGAAAAATTTAAACAAGGAAAGAAATCGGATGTCTTGGGAGTCAAGTTTAACTTATGGAGCAAGTATTCGATGATATTGAAAATTGTTTACTTGAAGGCAAAGTTATATATGTGCATCAAGTCGGTTTAGATTGTTTCCTTATTTAGTTTTGTCTATATAATGTAACCCTGACTCATTGTAATTGTGTGCACGAAATTAttagtgaaaaatctctggtttgcgcctgtGGAGTAAGcccttctccgtgtttggagtAGGGATATAACCATGGTAAATTCTCGAGTCGTTATTTTTTATCGTTTCATGCTTTATTTTATCGTTTATTGTTTGTAggtttggtgattggtttaaatcacctgtcttgttgggtccataattcctaacaagtggtatctggAGCTCAAGGTTTCGAGTTTGGGAGCGATGGCGATTTGAAAGCATGGTGAACAAACGGCGAGTTTGTGCAACATGTATCGAGATCAAAAGACTTAGTTAGAAGATCGCGAAGAACTCGTGAGTATGTCTATTTACTCATGAGATAATCTATTAAAATTGTTCTatgattataatagatttttgTGGTGGTTCACGGCGGTAACGGAGTCCGTGGTCGGATCGATAGGTTTTGTTATGGAAGAGATTTTTTTCTCAAAATTCGGAATTCTAGCGCAGTTGTGGTAGGAAATTTGTAACGgtttcgttaaccgttggatcacCATAATATTTTAACCATATGTTTTCGACTCATAGTTCTAGTCTTATACCAAAACTAAAAAAGATCAAACGGTTGAATTGGGATATACGAGTTTTCGAAGTTGCATTAACTCGGGTTAAGTGTTAATTGCATAGCTGGGTAGAAACTTCATAGCGGGTTCTTTAACTGTTGGATCGTCTTTAAATTTTTTCTGTAGGTACTAGACACATAGATTTAAATCATATTCAAAATTCGTAATGATCGGACCGTTCAATTTGGAGTTATATTTTTTCAAATTTTGCAGCCGTTATGAAAGACTCTTTTAGGGTTTGTTTGCGCAGCTGTGCTAGAGAATTGATTTTGGGTTCGTCTACCATTGAATCGACATGATTTTTGGGCTGGTGGTACTATATGCAGAATTACAGGTGTGGTAAAAATTCTAGGTTGTTCAAATCGTTGGATTTTCAAATACGAATTTTTGAAATTTGGCAGTTTCAAGGTTGAACTTTTTTgggtttgatgacgcgagtgcgagaCGGTTTGTCTTGTGAAACTACAAGCGATGCGAGCTATGTTTTGAAAGATGTGGGTTTGTTATAGGAGCTCAAGAGGTCGTTTTTATCTCGGGTTAGAGCAGTTGGATAATGAACAAAGATGCATCGGGTAGAAAGTCGATAGTGGGAGTTATCGGGGAAAGTTGGGTGCTTGCATATTATGAAAGTGGGTGATCAAGTGTATGGTAGGATATTTCAAGATGATTGGAATATgatggaacttgagctttctaggatcgttgagggtgtcggAAACTCAGTGTGAGTTAGGTAAATGACAGAAGTTATCGAGGTACTGGGAGTTAGACAATTAGTGGGGTTGTGAAGATGGTTGAGCGACTTGTTTCTTCAATGTACTCAAGTTTAGTGTGTTGATTCCGTGTAACACTAGAGTTTCGAATACTTATTTTACTCTCCGATGACAAAGTAATTTGTGACTAACCGGTGATACGAACCGAGTATCTTCTCAAAGCCGCTGTTTATTTCTTGCTTGTACAGTGGGAGTGTGtttgggatgagaagatggggtttgtgaaattcatagcacTATGAGGAGGTTAGTGTACCAACGAGAAAGTGAAAAGTTGAAAAGGTGGTAGACTTCAAGGTGGTGATTGCGTTCTCACTAGGGTATCTTGAAGAATAGTCTACAAAGGCGTTTGTTGGGGTTCCTTTTTGTTGGTGAAAGAAATCATAGATATACGGATATAATCTGTACGAGTGGTCGTTGACATGTTTGTTCAGGATTGGACGTGTCTCAATCGATGTGTGAGGCGGTGTTGTCTTAAGAAATAATCCTATGATTGAAGTCACGCTCACTTCAATTggtcttctagtgtaagaagatgGTGGCGAAAGAAACTGAGATGGCCTAAGCTAGTAACTATGATATTAGATTATCGCTCAGTGGTGTTTTTGGTGTCGgaagacttcacttgctcgtaggCTAACGAGTGAAGTGAAGCGTGATTCGGGTGTCACATCCGGCGGTAACAAAAGAAGTTGGTAGTTAGCTAGTCTATAGTTATTGTGGGGTTTGAATAAACACAGTTGAGGTGGTTTCGATTTTCTGTTGAAGATTCGTATGGGGtatgttcaaagtctccaagtgggagattgttgagataTTAAAACTTTAAACAAGGAAAGAAATCAAGTGTTGAGTCAAGTTTAACTTATGGAGCAAGTATTCGATGATATGGAAAGTTGTTTACTTGAAGGCAAAGTTATACTTGTGCATCAAGTCGGTTTAGATTGTTTTCTTATTTAGTTTTGTCTATATAATGTAACCATGACTCATTGTAATTGTGTGCACGAAATTTgagtgaaaaatctctggtttgcgcccgtggagtaaacattTCTCCGTGTTTGAAGTAGAGATATAACCACGGTAAATTGTCGAACATTTTTCCTCGGGGGAGGGGGGTTTCTTTGGTTCAATATCACAGGCTTCCTTCTAATGGGTGTAAGAAGCAAACATAACATGTGACTTCTTGAATATGATCGGGTGGTGGCTTATGGCCGTGTCGGTGACACTGATACCGATGTTAAAAAAAGTAATATGCTAGAAATTACATCTACAAATCTACAACTTACATCATGATGAAAATGATCATGAAACATTTTATACacaatgttttaaatatttatgcATGATAACCTCATTTTCGAAACTACATATATTTATATGAGGTAATTCCAGTTTTATATAATGTATTATACTTTTCACATAATTTGGTATTCAAAATGAGTTTCCCCATACAAAACTGCAACTAATAGCGAATTTACTGAAATCAAATTTTCTCAAAATCAAGAATCAAAACTAAAATCGAATCCTCAACGGTACGGTTTTCGGTACCGGTACCGATTCGATTTCGGTATTTCGGGATTTTTGCTCATGCCTACTTTCCATGacttaaatttttgtttttctaacTTTATATGTAACATGTAAGTCTGTTTCTTATTATCAACTAGTTGAAGAGATTATTTAAATGATTCGTGCATAATTACAATtgttatttatatttgtattatacatatattcaatTAGAAAACACAAGAAGACAAAAAGTAGCACTATTCATTTGAAACTTTTTTGCAATTTTGTCAccttaccccccccccccccccccccccggtctTTACATTATGTTAAATTTCACCCCCTTTTGATTACCTTTTAAATTTTGACCAACCCTTTAATTTTAAGGGATATATATTAAACACAGTAAAATAATAACACAAAGACATAAGTGGTTGGGTGGCTTGGTGGCCTTTATTCTTTCCAGATGGTTGCAAGTTCGATTCTTGCAGggggcgtttttttttttttccttccagGCTAGCGATTTTGGGCCCAGCGAAGCGGGCTGACCCACCTTTCCCCCTCGGTTTTTATATTATGTTAAATTTCACCCCCTTTTAACTAACTTTTTAACTTTGACCAACCAACTAATTTATAAGATGTATATTAAACAAACTATAAATTTATCAAAGTGAATATCTAGATTAGTTGGTAAGGACGTTTGTTGAAATCTAAAAGGGCGCAGGTTCGAAccttgaagttttttttttttggctagCGATTTTGGGCCCAGCGAAGCGGGCCGACCCGAATACTTGTTAAGTATATTAGCCAACACCAATGAATAGTAATCCGATGATGTCATCACGACGTCACCTATTTCATCTTTTAGTgtgtttttttttacatttttcatCCCGTTTATGTAGCCCAACGCAGTGGGCCACTCCGGACCTCCATCTAGTTTAAAAGATATGTGATGTGATTTAATTTAATAGAACCCGATGATGTAAACAGATTATTAAAAAACAAATTTAATAGAAATcgaattttattatttaaaagattatattatatttttcatgtGGTTAAAAACCAATCATCATTATTGAATATAATAAAGTTTTTAACATGTATGACCATAGATGATACTCTATTTTTGTgaatgattatttattttatagaAGATAAATATTATTTGCCTAAAAAATAAAACAATACATGATATAATTTTTGATAAagaattgaaaatatatatattgaaGTGTCACAGTTTAAAAAACTCGCGTGAAGGTATAAACGTGTATCTTATATTGAATAAATAGTGAATAATATCGAATGAACAAAGTCTCTTACTTGCGAAAATATGAAAAAATAATAGGTGATAAATAAGAAACAATAAAATATACAGTGACATATAATATTACGATTTACTAAATGGTTTTAATATTAATTCTCAAAGTTTTTTGACCGTAGTTATTATAccatttttttttgtttaaatttcGTAAATTAGTAAAAAAAACTGATTGTATTGCCTTATTTGAATTGAGGGTTAAAAAATGAATAATTAAACTCATTTTAAGCATAAGTTACTtatgttttttaaaaaaataaataaatttcaaattataattatataattaatacttgATTTATGAGATTAGTACAAACTTTCTCATTGCGATATGTGGCAATACAATTGTTTAAGATGATGTCATCAAAGTAGTATTTTAGATCATCTTTAACCCTGATGGACGTGTTGTCATGTTGTTTGGTGATGGTGTAGTGCTTGATAGACGTGCTGACAAACTTATAATTCTTGAGTGGCGTGTTAATGGGTAGGGGTTgagtattttttatttctttttcatttttctttcaattttttgattttaattttaattttttttaattagttATATTCTTATTTTGTAATTATAAAAACAAATTAATTTAATAAATCACACAACTTAAAATTAATAATACGATTTACATAATTAAGAAGTCATAGAAATAAAATATTACAattcattaaaaaaaatattacaatAATTAAATAGTCCTTAAATGGTGCTGTGGTTTTTCGGTGGAAGATTCCATATATGGTCGGTCAAGTCTGCACGAAGTTGATTATGCACATCTTTGTCGCGTATTTCATTTTCTCGTGTTGCTCGATTAGTATTTCGATTCCTAACAAAAACATATTGGTTTTCTGACTCTCTTAAATACTCTTTGTCGAGCAAAACCGTTATCCTCTTGGATCATAATGTGCAATAGAATACAAGCGTAAAATATGTGAGACATTTTTTGGCTTTCCAAGCTTGTCCAGGCACACGTAATATATTGAATCTACCTTGAAGAACACCGAATGTGCACTCGACATCCTTTCGTACACTTTCTTGAAACTGTGTAAACTTTGCAGATGGATCATCAGTTGGGGACGAATATGCGTTAATAAGTGTAGCCCAATCCGGATAAATACCATCAGCGAGATAATAACCATGTGTGTAGTCATGACAATTTCGGTAAATGGTGAAGGTGGAGCGGTACCGTTCTTAACAGAATCAAACAATGGTGATCAGTTTAACACATTGATATCATTGTTTGAACATGCAACGCAAAAATAGGTGTGCCATATCCATATATCTTACGAAGCTACAACTTCGAGAATAAGAAATGGTTTTTTTTAATGACCACTTGTGTGTTGACCTTGCCATGCAACATGACAAATATTTCATTCCCAATGCATGCAATCAATGCTcccatgtaacatcccgttttcttcatacgtgtcttaaggtacttatttaatcgttagaacgtttATAATTCGCTTGTATATGTGATTAAACGATTTAAAGTGTTAACTTGATGTATAcgagatatatttatatattacgttcgagattggatgcatgtataagtatatgcataggttttgatagcgttaagtcatgtgagacttaaagacgaagtttaaacgaatataggaagcgtgaacgaggtgtacaagtcgaataaatcaATGTTGATTTAAAATAGTCGAAATGGTCAGTTGTAGCACAACGCCGTGCCGTGATGGAGTGGGTCGTGCCGCGGCATCTCACGTAAATCAGAATCAGGAGGCGGGCTAAAGAGGATCTGATTTCcttcaattgtcgcgccgcgacgttatgggccgcgccgcggcagacATGCCAGTCTGACTCCGAATTCAGTTTTAAAAAGGGCTAATTTGAGGGTATATTCATCTTTTCGCGTATGGATCTGATTGGGGCattaaatctcaaccacttatctcacttattcattttcttttctcttttcttcttctatttactctcaaaacataaaacacatttaaattaaaagtaagattcgaaggtgaagacctgtgattcgatctttggagcaaataggaaatttgttctcctcattcttagctacgacttgatagtgttggtaagtcttaactccatgttttaagttttagttaatttatggctagggtttgggtcatctgaggcttgtaagacccatttgggaagTTAATGGATTCGTGTTTGACCAATTTacgagtctaagtgttaaaatgggtcaaaaggggaaatgttgacctagttgggtgagataggtatgaaatactctaagtttgtgttagttggaattagtagactttaatcactagcttttaatgatttatgacgagtcatggccattaatgggcggttttggtggatgtgagtcatttaatgcattaggtcattaaatgctcaagagtaagTATTggcggttaattccactagtttgtatgttaattaaatgcataatgtgataggtgcattacattgaaggttgcgagcttgatttcctagttcaccaaagacaataaggtgagtggagtaattatacgtatgtgtgtaTGGCGTATTtagttgtgaatgttatggtatgaaccatcgagtaggtagtgccataacatgtatgtgacaagtgtcaaagtgtgaaccatcgagccggtagcactataaaatgaggcatgaaccatcgagccggtagcgccgaagtgtgaaccaaagagccggtagcactataaaatcatgatgtgaaccatcgagccggtagcatcaagtgtgaaccatcgagccggtagcactataaaacaaagtgtgaacctgtgacaccactaattttttttttttaaaacgtggcggaagcatttattattttattacaaaataacattaactatgttaata comes from Rutidosis leptorrhynchoides isolate AG116_Rl617_1_P2 chromosome 4, CSIRO_AGI_Rlap_v1, whole genome shotgun sequence and encodes:
- the LOC139842988 gene encoding uncharacterized protein, with translation MDVLEQGPWMVQNIPIILNKWSPDISLTKGDLTRVPVWVKLHDIPLVGYTNDGLSLIASKVGKPMMSDSFTSSICVEAWGRPNFARALIEVSVESDLKDEIKVATPSLDGHGRTTDLVHVEYEWKPPWCSCCKVYGHIDTQCPKVQPKVLEVEIKQKQVDADGFQEVIK